The following nucleotide sequence is from Borrelia sp. A-FGy1.
CAATTGCAAATATATTTTTCAAAGCTGATGCTATCTGGATACCCAAAACATCATCACTATAAAAAACAGAAATGGAAGTATTAGCAAACAAATCCATAAACCTAGTCGCTTGATATCTGCTTTTACTAGCAACCATAAGTCCTGTAATTATACCAAGGCCAACTTCCTCAGCATGACTGGGCCCCGCAATATAAGTAATCTTACCCTTATAATCACTCAAAATATTCTCTGCTACATCTACAATAGGACAAGGTTTTCTCCCAAAAGTTATAAAACCCTTAGTAAGTATTGCTATCCCAGGCTTTTTATCAGTAATAATACTATTTAAATTCTTAAAAATTCCCAAAGTATAAAGTGAAGGAGTTGCAACAAAAACATAATCAGCTAAACTCACAGCATAACTTAAATCAGAAGTTGCAACCAAATTATATGGCAATTTAATTCCCTTTAAATATCTAACATTTTCATGCTCATTATTAATACTATCTTTAATATCTTCTTCAAAAGACCATAATAAAACATCATCTTCACCCTTCTCAGCCAACACCTTAGCAATAGCTGTCCCCCAAGCACCTGCACCAATTATCGATATCTTCATATATAGCTCCTATACATTCATAATAATTCATATTTCATAATACCCTCTAAATAAATTCTAATTTTATTATTTTTTTTAATTTTTTTAAAAATCATTTCATTAATTAACAAGCTTCCTATTTCTCTAATTATAATCTTCCCTGCACTTTTAATACCAAACCCACTTCCATATGTCTTACTCTTAAAATAAGCTACAATATCTTCCTCAAAAAAAATATCAATATCCTTTTCTTTTAATATTTTAATAAAATTATTAATCTCTTTCTTAATAACTTTCTCAAAGTCACCTTCATCCACAGGTCTGAATGCAAAAATATGATCTATCAAATCCAAAAACTGACTAGAAAACCTCTTCTCTAGCATATTCCTACTGCTTATTGCCTCATTTTTAAATCCAATACTGTTAAATTCTCTCTGATCAATGTTAATATCTATTATTATTATGCTATCTGACAAACTAACACTTCTACCAAAACTATCACAAAATTTTCCTATATTAAATCCTTCCAAAAAAAAATTTATAACTCTTTTATGCGCTTTATCAAAATCTGGTAGAAAAATAATTGAATTTGAAGACCTACTTAAAAACTTAAAAAACTTAGTAGGTTCATCATAAGAATCAGGAAAATACATAGGACCTATTAGCCTATTAATACCATCAAAATCACCATACTCACTCATAACTAAAGTAAACTTAGGCATTTTAAGTTCTTCTGATAAAAGACATAAAAGTTTATTTTTATCAAAATCAGAAGAGCTCATAAAAACAAAAAGACCAAAAGTATTCTTTTTTAGCAGAAATTTAATCCTTAAAAGTTTTATGTTTAATATCAAATCAGATAAAACATCTTCATCAATTATAATGTTATCTCTTATTTTATGTTCAAGATTGACAAGCAAATTGTCATCTTGTTCATCAAAATTAAAAATACTTATTCCAACCATAGATTTAAAAAAATCTTTAACATCATTTTCAGTGATTATTTTTTGACTACCCTCAAGCTTAAACTTAGCCCCAAGCTCATCCAATAAATCAAATGCCTTATCTGGAAGAAATCTATCTTTAATATATTTACAAGACATAGAAACAGAAGCCCGTATCGCCTCATCTGTATACTTTACATTATGATGTTTTTCATACTGTCCCTTAGCTCCTTTCAACATAAGATAGGTGTCTTCAATTCCTGGTTCCTTAAGTTCTATACTATGAAACCTTCTTACTAAAGCTTTATCTCTTAAGAAGAATTTTTTATATTCATATTCCGTAGTAGCACCTATAAATTTCACTTTACCTAAAGTCAAAATAGGTTTCAATAAATTTGAAATATCTATACTACTAAAAGATGTTGCGCCAGCTCCAACTATCATATGAATTTCATCTATAAATAGAATTACCTGCTTTTGTAAATACAAAAAATCTAAAACTTTATTTACTCTAGCCTCAAGATCTCCTCTATATCTAGTTCCAGATATAAGCTTACCAATATCAAGAGAATAAACCTCATATCCTTTTAATTCCTGAGGTACCCTACCTTTTTTTATAATATAAGCAAGTCCTTGAATTAATATTGTTTTCCCAACACCAGGCTCTCCAAACAAGATTGGATTACTTTTATACTTGCGTAGCATTACTTGAATCAACTTATTTAATTCTTTCTCTCGTCCAATCAAGGGATTTTTCTCTAAATTTGGATCTAAACTATCAATAACATTTACTAGAAATTCCTTAACAAAACTATTGTCGTCTAATGAATCATTACTGCTTTCCAATCTAAAATGATCTTCCTCAAAAATATCAAACCCTCCATTTTTATCTACCTCTTCATCAGGTACATGATCAGAGACATCTCTTTTACTGTCAACTAATCCTAATTTTAAGTCTGAACCCAAATAATCATAAACCTCAATCATCTTATCAAAGATAGACAAATTAAAACCCGATTTCAGCAAAGCATCTAAAATTGTATTTTGTCTTTTTCTAATCAATACCCATAATAAATCTTTTTCCTGTATTTTATATGGTTTTTTATAATAAAAAATTGTATCAATTATCTCCTGATATAAATCATTTATCTTAAAAGCATAATCTAAAATATTAGAATTTCTTAAGGGAAGTTTCTCGAAAAACTCTTCTAATATCTTTTCAAGATTGTAAAAATCGAGAGTACATAATTCAAGCAATTCTTTAATCTTATCATCATTAATTAAACTATGAAAAACATGTTCTTCTGTAAAGACAGCATGTTGACGTTCCATAAAAAACAGAAATGATTTAAAGAATAAATTATTTAAAGCTCTTCTGTTATACACAAAACCCCAACTATAAAACAATTCTTAAAATTTTTTTCTTACCAACTCTGAGTTCAAACTCACCATTAGTAAAATTATTCTTAGTAATGTGATAATTTTGATCTCCTATTCTTACTTTATCTACATAAACCCCTCCCGAGTTAATCAATCTTCTAGCTTCTGACTTACTAGATACAACTTTTGAAATAACCATTAAATCAATCAATAAAATTCTATCCACCAAATTAGCTAATTTTAACTCAAAAAAAGGAATGTTGGCTCTCTTGCCCTTCCCATTAAAGGCAGCTGAAGCAGCATCGGCAGCCTTTAAGGCTAACTCCTTCCCATGAACAATTTTTGTTATTTCAAAAGCTAAAGTTTCCTTTGCCCTGTTTAATAAACTCCCTTCAAAACTTGAAACATTCTCAATCTCATCTTCCTCTAAAAAAGTAAATAGATACAAAAACCTCTTAACATCTAAATCAGGAATATTCCTAAAATATTGATAAAAATCATAAACACTATAAATTTCAGAATCAAGATAAACAGCTCCCTTTTCTGATTTTCCCATTTTCTTACCATCACTTCTTGTAACAAGAGGAAATGTAAGACCAAAAACCTCTTTCTCAGTTTTTCTTCTTACTAAATCAATTCCAGACAAAATATTACCCCACTGATCGTCCCCTCCAATTTGAAGACTACAATTTCTAATTCTATTGAGCATATAAAAATCATAAGATTGCAAAAGCTGATAATTAAATTCAATAAAAGAAAGTCCAGTATCTAATCTTCTCTTATAAGTCTCAAACCCTAACATACGATTAACAGAAAAATGAATTCCAATATTCCTTAAAAATTGAATATAATTGATGTTATCAATCCACTCCGCATTATCAAGAACATATCCACTACTAAAATCTACTATCCTTAATAACTGCTTCTTTATTGCATTAACATTTTTTTCTATATCATCTTTTGATAGAATTTTTCTCATCTCATCCTTTCCAGAAGGATCACCTACCTTTGTAGTACCACCACCAATTAAAGCAATTGGAATATGACCCTGCCTTTGAAGATGTACCATTCCCATAAAAGGAATTAAGTGTCCAATATGAAGAGAGCTAAAAGTAGCATCAACTCCCACATAAAAAACTATCTTCTCCCTATTCATCAATTCACTTAAAGCTCTTAAATTTGTACACTGTTTTAAGAATCCTCGCTTCTTTAAAATTTCTAAGGCAAGATTCATCTATTTGAAACTCCCCCCCCCCTGTAGTTTAGCATTTCAGTCCTAATATACGAATATAACTCATTAAGTGAAATTCTTACTTGAGTCATACAATCTCTTTCTCTTAGAGTAACCGTTCTATTTTCCATAGTGCCATAATCTACTGTCACACAATAAGGTGTTCCAATTTCATCCTGACGTCTATATCTTTTTCCTATTGTACCACTATCGTCATAAAACATATAAAAATCATCACTAAGCTCCATAAATACTCTTCTAGCAAGATCATCAAGTCCATCCTTTTTTACAAGAGGAAGTATGGCAACTTTATAAGGAGCAAGATTAGGATGTAAGCGAAGAAATACTCGTTTATCGCCGCTCTCAAGTTCTTCACTTACATATGCATCACAAAGAGTCATTAAAACACTCCTTGTAAGCCCGAGAGATGTCTCAATAACATAAGGAATATATTTTTCACCATTTATTAAATCATGGTATTCAAATACCTTAGGCTTATCACAAAATTTAGCATGTTGAGTTAAATCATAATTGCCTCTATTATGTATTCCCTCAATTTCCTGGAAATCAAATGGAAATTTATATTCAATATCAACAGCTGCTTTAGCATAATGAGCAAGTTCATCTAAGTCATGTTCTTTAAACCTAAGACTATCTGAATTTATCCCAAGAGTTTCTATAAAAAAATTCATTCTATTTTGCTTCCAATAAGAATACCAATCATCCATTTGATTTGGATGTACAAAAAACTGCATCTCCATTTGCTCAAATTCACAAGTTCTAAAGATAAAGTTTTTTGTTATTATTTCATTCCTAAATGCTTTACCAACTTGAGCTATTCCGAAAGGTATTTTAAGTCTTGTAGAGTCCAATACATTGCGAAAATTAACAAAAATACCCTGAGCTGTCTCTGGCCTTAAATAAATTTCATTTGAGCTCTCTTTTGTAGCCCCTATGCTAGTTTTAAACATTAGATTAAAATTTTTAGGATCTGTAAAAGAACTCACTGCACCACAGCCAGGACAATCCCTATATATATCAATAAAATCTACTCTAAATCTATTTTTACAATCTCTACAATCAACTAAAGAGTCTGAAAAATTATCAACATGTCCCGAGGCTTTCCAAACTTCAGGCCTCATAAAAATAGAACTATCCAATCCCACCACATTTTCATGCAAATAAACTATACTTTTCCACCACTCTTTTTGTATGTTATTTTTAAGCTCAATGCCCAAAGGACCATAATCCCATGCCCCTGAAAGGCCTCCATAAATTTCTGATGATTGAAATATAAAACCCTTTCTCTTAGCAAGTGAAATAATATCTCCTATTCTTGTCATAGCAATATCCTTAAAATAATATTATTTTTATTATTCATGTCTCTTCAAAAATTCTTGTGCTAAGTTTATTCTATCAAAAACTTTATCTTTTCCTAGTAATTTTAAAGAATCAAAAAGAGGAGGTGATACCTTACTTCCAAGAACTGCAACCCTAATTGGAAGAAGGACTTCTCCTATTTTTAGATTATTTTCATTAGCAAAATCATTAAACACTTTTTCGTTTTCAAGCAATGATCTTTCTTCAAATCCTTCTAATATTGGCTTAATCTTATCTAAAATCAAATAAATATCACCTATTGTTTTATTTTTAAATAAAAACTCATCTAAATTCCATGTTTTAATATCCTCATAAAAAAACTTAAGCATATTTATAGCTTCGCTAAGCTTTCTAATTCTTGTTTTTATGAGGGGAATTAAAAGTACTAATTTCTCCTTATCTTCATATTTAATATCTTCTTTAATATAGCAAGCTCTTTGCAAGAAAGGAATTAAAAGTTTAGCCAATTCCTCATTTTCTTTTTTTCTAATGTAATAACTATTAAAAAAATCTAATTTATGATAATCAAAAATAGCAGGAGATTTATTTATCTTATTAAGATAGAACAATTTTTGAAGTTCATCCTTTGTAAAAAATTCTTTCTTATCATTATAAGACCAACCAAGCAATGCAATATAATTAATAATAGCATCTGGTAAGTACCCATCATCAATAAACTGTCTTAAAGCTGTTGCACCATGTCTTTTGCTCAATTTTTGACCATCATTACCCATAACCATTGGAAGATGACAATAAATGGGAGGAGTCCAACCAAAGGCATTATAAAGTAGAATATGTAAAGGACCTGAAGAAATCCATTCCTGAGCCCTTAAAACATGAGAAATTTTCATTAAATAATCATCAATAACATTTGCAAGATGATAAGTAGGTAGTCCATCAGACTTAAGGATAATAGGGTCAGGATTAATATTTTTATTCAACCATGTTACCTTGTCAAGCAAAATATCGTCAAAACTAGTTTCACCTTCAAGGGGCACTTTAAATCTAATAACAGGACTTATTCCTTCACACAAAGCATTCCTAACCTCATTATCGTTTAAATTTCTACAATGCCTGTCATATCCTGTTGCCATCTTATTAACAGTTTGAATCTTTCTAATTCTTTCTAGCCTCTTCGGAGTGCAATAACAATAATAAGCATTTCCCGATTCAACTAATTTTTTAGCATATTCATTATATATATCAATTCTCTTTGACTGAACATAAGGTTCATAAGGCCCACCACAAGTGGGTCCCTCATCAAAATCAATTCCAAGCCACTCCAAACTTCGATAAAGGTCATCTTCAGCTTCTTTAAAATATCTGGTCTGATCTGTATCTTCTATTCTAAGCAAAAATTTACCACCACAAGACTTAGCAAAGAAATAATTAAATAAAGCCGTTCTAATTCCTCCAATATGTTGGAAACCGGTTGGTGAAGGTGCATATCTAACTCTTACATTCAAAACCTATCCTCTCTTAATAAAAAATATCTTTTTTTGAGCTATCATAAATGTAATAAAAAACTACAAAAAATAAATTTGAGCCCAGTAGTTTTGTATGTTTAATATTAAGCTTATCTTTATATTTAAAATATTTATCTCTAATTCTAAATTTACTGGTCTCAATTAAATAAGATACCACATTAGACTTTTTTAATATATAAAAATAATAAATTGTAAAAATAGGTTCTCTCAAAAAATATTTTTTTAAAAAAAATATTATTTTACCTAGTTTTTCATATTCTTCAAAGGAAATCATACTAAGCGCTACGCAATACTTTATCCATCTATCCTTACTTTTCGCATACTTTAAAATTAAACTAGATGCCTTCTCTTTTTCTCTAAAACTAATAAGCACAGAATAAAGTTCTACAATCGTTTTATTGCTAATATTATTATCTTTTAAATAAAAATAAACTTCATCAAGACTTTTTTTATCTTGTTTAATTAAAATTATCTTTAACAAAAGAGAAATATCAAATACACTCTTAAGTTTTCTTCGTATTATCTTAAGCTTCAAGAAAATATAAGTATTATCTATCCCATTAAATACAAAATATAATCTTGAATAAAGCAATTTAGAATAAAAAATATTAAATGCAATTAAAAATAAAATAAACCCTAAAATAAAATAAGAACTAAATAAAACAAATTCTAGTACATTCGAATATTTTAAAATTTCTAGAAAAAAAACTAAACACAAAAAAAATCCAACGAACATTACATTAAAAATAAAAAGTATTATATTTACCATCAAAAATCTCTTTTAAAATAAGTTAAACTGTAAAATTGAGATATACAATTATATTATACTAAATAGATAGACAATTAATAAATAATGTGTTATACATGTTTATTAACAAGTTTAACCTTAAGGGGAAAGATGCAAAGCCTTGATGAGTTGGCAAAAGATATAAAAGTCTTCTCTTATATAATAGATAAGGATTTTTTAGTATGGCCCGAAAATTCTCTTGTCAAACCTAAAAACATTGAGCTAATAGAAAAATGGGGTTTAAGAGGCGAGCTTAATATAAAAATGAACTTCTTTAATGATTCCTTAGTGAATAAAGGAAATATACTGAACACCTCAGAATATGACAAGGAATCTATTTCAAACTATCATATATTAGTAAGTAACTTGGAAGAAATATATGAAACTTGTAAAAAAAATAAAAAAATTTATTATCAAGATATTTTACCAACTGCAAAAAAAGTAATAGAATTTTATAAAAAAAATCAAAAAACATTTATAAGATATATAAAAATACCCAAATTTTTATCCGACTATCATATCGTACACTCAATAAATACTGCAATATTAACAGTAGCACTTGGACATGAGATGAATTTAAATAACCATAAGACAGTTGAATTATGTACAGTAGCACTCCTTCACAAAATAGGATTTTTATTTATTCCTTTAAAAATAAGTGAAAAGCAAGAAAAATTAAGCGATAAAGAGTTTGAATTAATCAAGAAATATCCTATTCTTGGTTATAAAATTGTATCAGCAACTGATTTTTCTAACTCTATCTGCTCAACATTGCTTAATCATAAAGAAAACTTAGATGGATCTGGCTATCCCAAAAAACTTAAAAGCGAAAACATTAGCATTGAATCAAATATAATTGGTGCTGCTAGTGCATATAGTGCAATTATTTTAGATAAAACATATAAAAAATCTTTAAATTCCGGTGCATCTCTTATAGAGCTAATACAAGATGCAGATAAAAAATTTGATAAAAGAGTTTTAAAATTAATTATCAAAGTACTCTCTCAATGCCCGCTAGACTTTATCGTGGAACTCAACGATAAATCAATTGCTAAAATAATAAAGGTAAATGAAGAAAATCTTAATTATCCTTACATAAAATATATAATAAAAAACGGTAAAGTCATACCTCCTAATGAAATCCAAGACAATATCAAGTCAATACCTAAAACAGAAACGGGAATTAAAAAAATACTTGGACAAAATGAGATAGAATTTCTTTTAAAAAAATATTCTTTAAAAGAAATATAAAAAGGAGAAAATATGATTTTAATAGTATCTGCAATGGATGAAGAAGCAGTAGAAATAAATAAAATAATTGAAAAAAGAAGAGAAATTATATTAAACGACTGCATAGGCGAGAAGAAAGTTCAGAAAGGAGAAATTTCAGGACATGAAGTAATTTCTTTAACTACTGGAATTGGCAAAGTAAATGCTACCTGTTGGACTAGCTATATCATATCAAAATATAAAATAACTCACATAATCAACTCAGGAACTGCTGGTGGAATAAAAGATGATTCTAATCTTAAAATTCAAGATATAATAATATCATCAGAAATGGCATTTCATGATTTTGACTTAACTAAATTTGGACATAAAATAGGACAAGTCCCAGGATTGCCTCAAAAATTTAAAGCAGATAAAGAATTATTAAAAAAAGCAGTTAAAGCCATAGAGAACAAAATAACAGAAATTAATGTTCATATTGGATTAATACTTACAGGAGACCAATTTATTGGAAACAAAAAACAATTAGAAATAATTAAGGGTAATTTTCCAGATGCTTTAGCAGTAGAAATGGAGGGGGCTGCTATTGCACAAGTTGCACACACATTTAAAATACCTTTTATCATTACACGTTCTGTATCTGACTTGCCAAACATTAAAGATAATCACATAGATTTCAATAAGTTCCTAAAAATCGCGTCAATGAATTCAGCTAGAATGGTAAAGGAACTTATTGAACTAATAGAAAAAGGAAAAAATGATAAATAAAAACAACCAGACATCAACTTCTGAAGCCGTGTCTGAGGGACATCCCGACAAGATTGCAGATCAAATATCAGATGCAATACTTGATGAAATGTTAAAAAAAGACAAAATGGCAAAAGTTGCTTGTGAAACATTAATTTCACAAAATTTAGTAGTTATTGCAGGAGAAATAAATAGTATATCAAAAAAAGACATAGATATAAAGGAAGTTGCTAGACGAATAATTAAAAATATTGGATATACAAACATAGAATATGGACTTGATTATAAATCTGTTACAATAATTGATGCTATTGGATATCAATCAATAGATATTTCAAATGCAGTTGAAAGAAAAGATACAAAGGTCACGGGAGCAGGAGATCAAGGAATAATATTTGGTTATGCATGCAATGAAACCGAAAATTTCTTACCCATAGCTTATGAATTAGCTAACTTAATTCTGCAAAAAGCTAGCAAATTTAGAAAAACAGGAGAAATTAAATGGCTACGCCCTGATGCAAAAT
It contains:
- a CDS encoding NAD(P)H-dependent glycerol-3-phosphate dehydrogenase is translated as MKISIIGAGAWGTAIAKVLAEKGEDDVLLWSFEEDIKDSINNEHENVRYLKGIKLPYNLVATSDLSYAVSLADYVFVATPSLYTLGIFKNLNSIITDKKPGIAILTKGFITFGRKPCPIVDVAENILSDYKGKITYIAGPSHAEEVGLGIITGLMVASKSRYQATRFMDLFANTSISVFYSDDVLGIQIASALKNIFAIAFGILDEYKNKKSNLIGNNTESFLFSVSLNDMKNIAFKVGDCSEKTFLFLAGSGDLDVTCRSIFGRNRRFGRELVSNSILNSFEGIDDLISNIHKIGYIPEGVIAAREVFLLLENDLDSQGLAGVVYKILNKETNPESVIEYIINFKY
- a CDS encoding ATP-dependent Clp protease ATP-binding subunit, encoding MYNRRALNNLFFKSFLFFMERQHAVFTEEHVFHSLINDDKIKELLELCTLDFYNLEKILEEFFEKLPLRNSNILDYAFKINDLYQEIIDTIFYYKKPYKIQEKDLLWVLIRKRQNTILDALLKSGFNLSIFDKMIEVYDYLGSDLKLGLVDSKRDVSDHVPDEEVDKNGGFDIFEEDHFRLESSNDSLDDNSFVKEFLVNVIDSLDPNLEKNPLIGREKELNKLIQVMLRKYKSNPILFGEPGVGKTILIQGLAYIIKKGRVPQELKGYEVYSLDIGKLISGTRYRGDLEARVNKVLDFLYLQKQVILFIDEIHMIVGAGATSFSSIDISNLLKPILTLGKVKFIGATTEYEYKKFFLRDKALVRRFHSIELKEPGIEDTYLMLKGAKGQYEKHHNVKYTDEAIRASVSMSCKYIKDRFLPDKAFDLLDELGAKFKLEGSQKIITENDVKDFFKSMVGISIFNFDEQDDNLLVNLEHKIRDNIIIDEDVLSDLILNIKLLRIKFLLKKNTFGLFVFMSSSDFDKNKLLCLLSEELKMPKFTLVMSEYGDFDGINRLIGPMYFPDSYDEPTKFFKFLSRSSNSIIFLPDFDKAHKRVINFFLEGFNIGKFCDSFGRSVSLSDSIIIIDINIDQREFNSIGFKNEAISSRNMLEKRFSSQFLDLIDHIFAFRPVDEGDFEKVIKKEINNFIKILKEKDIDIFFEEDIVAYFKSKTYGSGFGIKSAGKIIIREIGSLLINEMIFKKIKKNNKIRIYLEGIMKYELL
- the tyrS gene encoding tyrosine--tRNA ligase, with translation MNLALEILKKRGFLKQCTNLRALSELMNREKIVFYVGVDATFSSLHIGHLIPFMGMVHLQRQGHIPIALIGGGTTKVGDPSGKDEMRKILSKDDIEKNVNAIKKQLLRIVDFSSGYVLDNAEWIDNINYIQFLRNIGIHFSVNRMLGFETYKRRLDTGLSFIEFNYQLLQSYDFYMLNRIRNCSLQIGGDDQWGNILSGIDLVRRKTEKEVFGLTFPLVTRSDGKKMGKSEKGAVYLDSEIYSVYDFYQYFRNIPDLDVKRFLYLFTFLEEDEIENVSSFEGSLLNRAKETLAFEITKIVHGKELALKAADAASAAFNGKGKRANIPFFELKLANLVDRILLIDLMVISKVVSSKSEARRLINSGGVYVDKVRIGDQNYHITKNNFTNGEFELRVGKKKILRIVL
- a CDS encoding glycine--tRNA ligase gives rise to the protein MTRIGDIISLAKRKGFIFQSSEIYGGLSGAWDYGPLGIELKNNIQKEWWKSIVYLHENVVGLDSSIFMRPEVWKASGHVDNFSDSLVDCRDCKNRFRVDFIDIYRDCPGCGAVSSFTDPKNFNLMFKTSIGATKESSNEIYLRPETAQGIFVNFRNVLDSTRLKIPFGIAQVGKAFRNEIITKNFIFRTCEFEQMEMQFFVHPNQMDDWYSYWKQNRMNFFIETLGINSDSLRFKEHDLDELAHYAKAAVDIEYKFPFDFQEIEGIHNRGNYDLTQHAKFCDKPKVFEYHDLINGEKYIPYVIETSLGLTRSVLMTLCDAYVSEELESGDKRVFLRLHPNLAPYKVAILPLVKKDGLDDLARRVFMELSDDFYMFYDDSGTIGKRYRRQDEIGTPYCVTVDYGTMENRTVTLRERDCMTQVRISLNELYSYIRTEMLNYRGGGVSNR
- the gltX gene encoding glutamate--tRNA ligase, producing MNVRVRYAPSPTGFQHIGGIRTALFNYFFAKSCGGKFLLRIEDTDQTRYFKEAEDDLYRSLEWLGIDFDEGPTCGGPYEPYVQSKRIDIYNEYAKKLVESGNAYYCYCTPKRLERIRKIQTVNKMATGYDRHCRNLNDNEVRNALCEGISPVIRFKVPLEGETSFDDILLDKVTWLNKNINPDPIILKSDGLPTYHLANVIDDYLMKISHVLRAQEWISSGPLHILLYNAFGWTPPIYCHLPMVMGNDGQKLSKRHGATALRQFIDDGYLPDAIINYIALLGWSYNDKKEFFTKDELQKLFYLNKINKSPAIFDYHKLDFFNSYYIRKKENEELAKLLIPFLQRACYIKEDIKYEDKEKLVLLIPLIKTRIRKLSEAINMLKFFYEDIKTWNLDEFLFKNKTIGDIYLILDKIKPILEGFEERSLLENEKVFNDFANENNLKIGEVLLPIRVAVLGSKVSPPLFDSLKLLGKDKVFDRINLAQEFLKRHE
- a CDS encoding HD-GYP domain-containing protein, producing MQSLDELAKDIKVFSYIIDKDFLVWPENSLVKPKNIELIEKWGLRGELNIKMNFFNDSLVNKGNILNTSEYDKESISNYHILVSNLEEIYETCKKNKKIYYQDILPTAKKVIEFYKKNQKTFIRYIKIPKFLSDYHIVHSINTAILTVALGHEMNLNNHKTVELCTVALLHKIGFLFIPLKISEKQEKLSDKEFELIKKYPILGYKIVSATDFSNSICSTLLNHKENLDGSGYPKKLKSENISIESNIIGAASAYSAIILDKTYKKSLNSGASLIELIQDADKKFDKRVLKLIIKVLSQCPLDFIVELNDKSIAKIIKVNEENLNYPYIKYIIKNGKVIPPNEIQDNIKSIPKTETGIKKILGQNEIEFLLKKYSLKEI
- a CDS encoding 5'-methylthioadenosine/adenosylhomocysteine nucleosidase — protein: MILIVSAMDEEAVEINKIIEKRREIILNDCIGEKKVQKGEISGHEVISLTTGIGKVNATCWTSYIISKYKITHIINSGTAGGIKDDSNLKIQDIIISSEMAFHDFDLTKFGHKIGQVPGLPQKFKADKELLKKAVKAIENKITEINVHIGLILTGDQFIGNKKQLEIIKGNFPDALAVEMEGAAIAQVAHTFKIPFIITRSVSDLPNIKDNHIDFNKFLKIASMNSARMVKELIELIEKGKNDK